One genomic region from Osmia bicornis bicornis unplaced genomic scaffold, iOsmBic2.1, whole genome shotgun sequence encodes:
- the LOC123988772 gene encoding zinc finger protein 853-like, protein METSENDYQKLVRDVQLLLQQQNEQHQRQMQLLQQQLQQQQEQQLLQLREELLP, encoded by the exons ATGGAGACGTCCGAAAACgatt ATCAAAAATTGGTGCGTGATGTGCAGCTGTTGCTGCAGCAACAGAACGAACAGCATCAGCGGCAAATGCAATTGCTACAGCAACagctgcagcaacagcaagAACAGCAATTGCTAcaactgagggaggagctcctcccttAG